GCGTGAAAGTTCGCACAGTTTGTTTTGCCGAATAACCAATGGTTCTTAAAATCGCGATATCGCGTTTTTTCTGCGATAATAAAAGTGCAAGCACCGTTAAAATGGAACTAGCGGCAATAATCCCGGCTAAACCCAAGAACGTCCCGATAGTTAGCTTTTCTAATTTCAACGCGTAAAGAAGTGCAGAATTCCGATCCATCCAAGTTTCAACATTAATGTCTTCAAACTTTGAAAGATCATCCTTCACATCATCTAACTGGGACTCATCAGCGAGCCACATTTCAATGCCTAACGTCTTTAGCCCTTCGACAGCTAGTGAACCTAAAGCCTTGTCTCGTTGATAAAAGATGTACTGAGCATCAATGTCAGCAAGACTTGTCGTCATGATCTTTTTAATTTTAACCCGCTCAAATCGCGGCGTTTCCCCTGGAGGAAGCAAAAGTCCCGATGGCGATACAATGGTAACGTAGTCCCCTTCAAAAACCCCCAGGGCTTGGGCTAAGTCCACGCCCATGATGATTTCACCTTCACCCGGAACATCTTGCGGATCCCAGAAATAGCCCAAGGAATCTTTTTCAGATTTTTTGCGGTCCATATTCTGTAGTTGTTCAATAAAGTGTTCTAGGGACTCTTTAGAAACTCCCCGCGCAATTCCGCCACGAAACTGACCATCTTGACTTCGCACAATAATGTCTTGGGTTTCGTAAACGTAGGCTTTGTTTTCAGGCTTTTCTTTGATTCTTTGAAAGACAGGATGGGATTCCAAAGTCTCTGCTGTCGTCATCGTGGGAACTTTAACGTACAAGTGAGGCTCTAGCCCCATGATGCGTTTTTTGATGCTGGCATTCATTCCATTCATCACAAAAAGAACCACCAGGAATGCGGTCACACTAATACTGATCCCGATCATGGATAACCAGGAAATACGCTTAATTAAAGCACCGGCTCTTTTAGAAAAGATGAAATGACGGAAAAGATGGCCTACTAACATGTCCTTTATCATAAAAGGACAAAAGGAGGATTCAAGTGAAAACCCTCCTTGGAACATGGCACATGATAAAATACTTTAACTATTTGCTGTTGGCAGGAACGCGCTTAGATTCTTCTTCACGAACTTCTTGAACGCTCGAACGCATAAAGAAGCTTTTTTGCATGGCTTTAAGAACCACTACAGTCTCGTTAAGAGCTTCAACCAAACGAACACTCGCACCCGGAAGCTCCGCTTCTACGTGCTGCACAGCGGGTCCCAAAGCCTTTGTCACAGTCGCTAGATTCTGAGTCATAACCGCTAGGTCTTTAGCCAACTCTGGATTTTGATTATTAAGCTCTGGCAAAATTTTATTAATTTCTGTCGTCGTTACAGC
This is a stretch of genomic DNA from Bdellovibrio reynosensis. It encodes these proteins:
- a CDS encoding FtsX-like permease family protein — translated: MLVGHLFRHFIFSKRAGALIKRISWLSMIGISISVTAFLVVLFVMNGMNASIKKRIMGLEPHLYVKVPTMTTAETLESHPVFQRIKEKPENKAYVYETQDIIVRSQDGQFRGGIARGVSKESLEHFIEQLQNMDRKKSEKDSLGYFWDPQDVPGEGEIIMGVDLAQALGVFEGDYVTIVSPSGLLLPPGETPRFERVKIKKIMTTSLADIDAQYIFYQRDKALGSLAVEGLKTLGIEMWLADESQLDDVKDDLSKFEDINVETWMDRNSALLYALKLEKLTIGTFLGLAGIIAASSILTVLALLLSQKKRDIAILRTIGYSAKQTVRTFTQLGFILASVGVLSGVILGTGISLYIQANPIQLATSDIYYDPSIPALVDYGLVLGVLIISALIAWFGSYIPARTASEVEPSDALRMK